Proteins from a genomic interval of Actinoalloteichus hymeniacidonis:
- the coaE gene encoding dephospho-CoA kinase yields MLRIGLTGGIGAGKSTVAKRLAELGAVIVDADRLAREVVAPGTDGLAEIVTAFGDRMLTAEGTLDRPAMGELVFADAAARARLNEIVHPRVAARTAELLAQAAPDAIVVHDVPLLVENGLAAGYHLVVVVHADEAVRVQRLRRDRAMTEEAVRARIASQATEAARRAAADVWLDNDGSTSQTRAAVDLLWTSRIEPFAHNLRTNTPAMTARSAATGFDPNRAVRAGRLIARLRSELGGYDEQIVAIEHVGATSVPGVAAPDVLELMLTVVSAEAAENLTAPLSSAGFPPVTREPDTAEPSESEVSGARLHRSADPGAPADLYVVVAGSAGS; encoded by the coding sequence GTGCTGCGCATCGGGCTGACCGGAGGAATCGGGGCGGGCAAGTCCACCGTCGCGAAGCGACTGGCGGAACTCGGGGCGGTGATCGTCGACGCCGACCGCTTGGCCAGGGAGGTCGTGGCGCCCGGAACCGACGGGCTCGCCGAGATCGTCACGGCATTCGGGGACCGGATGCTCACCGCCGAGGGCACCCTCGACCGGCCTGCCATGGGGGAGCTGGTCTTCGCCGATGCGGCCGCGCGGGCCCGGCTCAACGAGATCGTGCATCCGAGGGTCGCGGCCCGCACCGCCGAGTTGTTGGCGCAGGCGGCACCCGATGCCATCGTCGTGCATGACGTGCCGCTGTTGGTGGAGAACGGGCTCGCCGCCGGCTATCACCTGGTGGTGGTGGTCCACGCAGACGAGGCGGTGCGAGTGCAGCGTCTTCGTCGAGACCGGGCCATGACGGAGGAAGCGGTACGGGCGCGGATCGCCAGTCAGGCGACCGAGGCGGCCCGCCGGGCGGCCGCAGACGTCTGGTTGGACAACGACGGGTCGACCTCGCAGACGCGGGCCGCCGTGGATTTGCTGTGGACGAGCCGGATCGAACCCTTCGCGCACAACCTTCGAACGAACACACCCGCGATGACAGCTCGCTCGGCGGCCACCGGCTTCGATCCGAACCGGGCGGTCCGGGCAGGCCGGTTGATCGCCAGGCTGCGCAGCGAACTGGGCGGATACGACGAGCAGATCGTCGCGATCGAGCACGTCGGCGCCACCTCGGTGCCGGGGGTGGCGGCTCCGGATGTCCTGGAACTCATGCTCACCGTTGTCTCGGCGGAGGCAGCCGAGAACCTCACGGCGCCGTTGTCCTCGGCGGGGTTCCCACCGGTGACACGGGAACCGGACACCGCCGAACCCTCGGAATCCGAGGTGTCCGGTGCGCGGCTGCACCGATCGGCCGACCCGGGGGCGCCTGCCGATCTCTACGTGGTGGTCGCCGGTTCGGCGGGTAGCTAG
- a CDS encoding DUF402 domain-containing protein, translating into MGAIITPQLVDVVDTITSVRSYSSGTRRRLTACSVERWGLRMEYLTPEDPFAGSEVTWILAEFGLRLVHQRPRSRHGRSGPSVLTAVRVERDHRFWQTTDLLLGLAVPGGTSARIVRSEEFAAAVAGRVLPPRDADLALRTVHRTLEEVSMQRHDLSRWLLSSGIFESWPPR; encoded by the coding sequence GTGGGCGCCATTATCACTCCGCAATTGGTCGATGTGGTCGACACGATCACCTCGGTCCGTAGCTATTCCTCGGGTACTCGCCGACGTCTCACCGCCTGTTCTGTCGAACGGTGGGGACTTCGGATGGAGTACCTCACTCCGGAGGACCCGTTCGCGGGCTCCGAGGTGACCTGGATCCTGGCCGAGTTCGGTTTACGACTGGTGCATCAGCGCCCGCGTTCCCGACACGGCCGCAGCGGTCCCAGTGTCCTGACCGCGGTCCGCGTCGAGCGCGATCACCGGTTCTGGCAGACCACGGATCTGTTACTCGGCCTCGCCGTGCCGGGCGGCACGAGCGCCAGGATCGTCCGATCCGAGGAGTTCGCGGCGGCAGTGGCAGGCCGGGTGCTCCCGCCCCGGGACGCCGATCTCGCATTGCGGACCGTTCACCGGACGCTGGAGGAGGTCAGCATGCAGCGCCACGATCTCTCCCGCTGGTTGTTGTCCTCGGGCATCTTCGAGAGCTGGCCGCCCCGCTGA